The following proteins are co-located in the Myxocyprinus asiaticus isolate MX2 ecotype Aquarium Trade chromosome 44, UBuf_Myxa_2, whole genome shotgun sequence genome:
- the LOC127434496 gene encoding uncharacterized protein LOC127434496: MARLRGSSLFHVFTGLLLATQFLPEFLLAGPVAQRLKGDDGINDEAGIEAGPKRLIRNKRNISWYKQHSDFWGWYKYFTDTGNQEGVAQLDRVYLAYLQNKNRAEARRSYKMYLQHLGDIYTSCAESDDPNCVASYTSRPKPKAEPPAPAPIKSCDPYRDPYCLYSKGYSNYPYLDPAPAPVKAAAPAPAPVKAPAYLHKPVVKDPNSGYYYYSPLVQPFLSAEQRAELLRICDAEDVECLQYHLRAAYGYKPAAALAPSYAHLGCDPKSDPHCAPHLVQKAPSGLYLSHPHCDPRVDPYCAYAAALASAQNQEAPSSPTTLDRPCNPLYNDNCNPLTATRFASLAPQNPKDEPTSDAGAMRAPPSPHHDPYAMFRDASAGADMRRRLPIQLQPPRHQLEETQHPLGPRGKTKEGYECFIGYDKECFPLGSQNEPRSGTHRQPSYSPEAYEPHLNADGTRNGVIEPDPHCDPEYDRNCRLRRYEPEAAERASLSPQEEHQVAQPTQEHRDEQAYQEEVPQYREESYSETPGYDQQQYDPYMSGQEDSYAGYGPQDLGATSFQDVLRGYGDRYPSQNDPRAYTGDYRKK; this comes from the exons ATGGCTCGTTTGAGGGGATCTTCCCTCTTCCATGTGTTCACTGGTTTGCTGCTAGCAACACAGTTCTTACCTG agttTCTGCTGGCTGGCCCCGTAGCCCAGCGTTTAAAAGGAGATG ATGGAATCAATGATGAGGCAGGCATTGAGGCAGGCCCAAAGAGACTAATTCGTAACAAGAGAAACATCAGTTGGTACAAGCAGCACTCTGACTTCTGGGGTTGGTACAAATACTTCACAGACACTGGGAACCAAGAAGGA GTTGCACAGCTGGATCGTGTCTATCTGGCATACTTGCAGAACAAGAATCGGGCTGAGGCACGTCGCTCCTACAAAATGTACCTGCAGCACCTCGGTGACATCTACACATCTTGCGCCGAGTCTGATGACCCAAACTGTGTGGCCTCCTATACCAGCAGGCCCAAACCCAAAGCTGAGCCACCAGCGCCAGCTCCAATCAAGTCTTGTGACCCTTACAGAGACCCATACTGCTTGTACTCAAAGGGATATTCCAATTACCCATACCTGGACCCAGCCCCTGCCCCTGTCAAAGCCGCTGCTCCTGCCCCTGCACCAGTGAAAGCACCAGCCTACCTCCACAAGCCTGTTGTGAAGGATCCAAATTCTGGCTACTACTATTATTCCCCATTGGTGCAGCCCTTCCTGTCAGCTGAGCAAAGAGCCGAGCTGTTGCGCATCTGTGATGCTGAGGACGTAGAGTGTCTGCAGTACCACCTGCGTGCTGCTTACGGATACAAGCCTGCTGCTGCCCTTGCCCCATCCTACGCCCATCTTGGCTGTGACCCTAAGAGCGATCCTCACTGTGCCCCCCATCTGGTACAGAAGGCACCATCTGGTCTGTATCTGAGTCATCCACATTGTGACCCCCGTGTTGACCCATACTGTGCTTATGCTGCTGCTCTGGCATCTGCCCAGAACCAGGAAGCCCCATCTTCTCCAACCACCTTGGACAGACCCTGCAACCCTCTCTACAATGACAACTGCAACCCTCTGACAGCCACAAGGTTTGCCAGCTTGGCCCCTCAAAATCCAAAGGATGAGCCCACTTCAGATGCCGGCGCAATGCGTGCACCACCCAGCCCTCATCACGACCCTTACGCCATGTTCCGTGATGCGTCTGCTGGGGCTGACATGCGTAGACGCCTTCCCATCCAACTCCAGCCCCCAAGGCACCAACTGGAGGAAACCCAACATCCTCTGGGACCCCGAGGCAAGACCAAAGAGGGGTATGAGTGCTTCATTGGCTATGATAAAGAGTGTTTCCCATTGGGTTCCCAAAATGAGCCCCGTTCTGGTACACACAGACAGCCATCCTACTCTCCCGAAGCTTATGAGCCACACTTGAATGCAGATGGAACCAGAAATGGGGTGATTGAGCCTGACCCACACTGCGACCCAGAGTACGACAGAAACTGCCGTTTACGCCGCTATGAACCTGAGGCAGCCGAACGTGCCAGTCTTTCTCCTCAAGAGGAGCATCAAGTGGCCCAGCCAACTCAGGAGCACCGCGATGAGCAAGCCTACCAAGAGGAGGTCCCCCAATATCGTGAGGAGTCCTACTCTGAGACCCCAGGCTATGACCAGCAGCAATACGATCCCTACATGAGTGGACAGGAGGATTCATATGCTGGATATGGCCCCCAGGATCTAGGAGCAACTAGTTTTCAGGATGTCCTGAGAGGATACGGTGACCGATACCCCAGCCAGAATGACCCCCGTGCTTACACAGGAGACTACAGAAAGAAATAA
- the LOC127434508 gene encoding COP9 signalosome complex subunit 9: MKPAVDEMFPEGAGPYVDLDEAGGSTGLLMDLAANEKAVHSDFFNDFEDLFDDDDLQ; this comes from the exons ATGAAGCCAGCCGTTGATGAAATGTTTCCTGAGGGAGCTGGTCCGTATGTCGACCTCGATGAG GCAGGGGGCAGCACTGGACTGCTGATGGACCTGGCAGCCAACGAGAAGGCAGTGCATTCAGACTTTTTCAATG ATTTTGAGGATCTATTTGATGATGATGATCTTCAGTGA
- the LOC127434507 gene encoding otospiralin-like — protein MKWCVLFWGLFLCFLANNLSGARFIPEGVPYDEPPAVPYWPYSTSDFWNYVEYFRSIGAYNQISEMARTFFAHQHLGDTLGYEVAEHDH, from the exons ATGAAGTGGTGTGTGCTTTTTTGGGGGTTGTTTTTATGCTTTCTTGCCAATAATCTCAGTG GTGCCAGATTCATTCCTGAAGGAG TACCCTACGATGAGCCTCCAGCAGTGCCCTACTGGCCATATTCCACCTCCGATTTCTGGAACTATGTGGAATACTTCCGCAGCATTGGGGCCTACAACCAGATCAGTGAAATGGCCAGAACTTTCTTTGCCCATCAACACTTGGGCGACACGCTGGGCTATGAAGTGGCAGAGCATGATCACTGA